A genomic region of Entelurus aequoreus isolate RoL-2023_Sb linkage group LG19, RoL_Eaeq_v1.1, whole genome shotgun sequence contains the following coding sequences:
- the LOC133634965 gene encoding THAP domain-containing protein 3-like translates to MPDFCAAYGCSNRRSLKTRTRGITFHRFPKTGERKRQWELALRRDGFVASGRTVLCSEHFRSEDFDRTGQTVRLKDGVVPTIFNFPAHLQRPIATRSTTTARRAEDNLPMDLSQDEPQPDVQQGATGERRKSRKRQATDHLYALPACPKAIKANLEAPSLPTCPCFLHPLHTTPSCSWAFFDYRNSAHRAV, encoded by the exons ATGCCTGACTTTTGTGCAGCCTACGGATGCTCTAATCGCCGTAGTCTCAAAACGAGAACCCGTGGGATCACCTTTCACCG GTTTCCCAAAACCGGAGAGAGGAAGAGGCAGTGGGAACTTGCCCTAAGAAGGGATGGTTTTGTTGCCTCTGGCAGGACAGTGCTCTGCAGTGAGCACTTTAGGAGTGAGGATTTTGACAGGACGGGGCAGACTGTCCGGCTTAAAGATGGTGTTGTGCCAACAATTTTCAACTTTCCAGCTCATCTTCAAAGG CCGATAGCAACAAGAAGCACAACCACTGCTAGAAGAGCGGAAGACAACCTGCCAATGGACTTGTCTCAGGATGAACCTCAGCCTGATGTT CAACAGGGAGCCACTGGAGAGAGGCGAAAGAGCCGCAAGCGGCAGGCCACTGACCACCTATACGCATTGCCTGCTTGCCCCAAGGCTATAAAGGCCAACCTTGAAGCCCCATCTCTCCCCACCTGCCCCTGCTTCCTACATCCCCTCCACACCACACCAAGTTGTTCTTGGGCTTTTTTCGACTACAGGAACTCAGCGCACCGTGCTGTGTAG